The following nucleotide sequence is from Cyclobacteriaceae bacterium.
GATATCATTGATCACAGTCGCAACAATATTGCCTGTAGTACTTCCTGCAGGCATTGTAAACACTCCATTGGCAAGAGTATAGTCAACGCCGCCACCAGTAGCCGAACCTGTTACCGTATAGTTTACTGTTGCATCTGTATTGGATGAGCTGCTCAAGGTAAGAGGAATATTCACGGTAGCGGTGGATTCAAGTCCCGCAAAGGAAGAAGATGTAAATCCTAATGTTGGAGGCGGATCATTGTCGTTAATTGTAAAAGTTAAGACATTATTTACACCCAGGTTTGAATTTGTAGGATTGGTCAAAGTAATGACGATCGTTTCATTCTGTTCATAAATAGCGTCATCCACGATAATCAGTGAAATAGTGGTTGTAGTGCTGGGGCTTGCGGGAACGGTAGCGGTTCCAGAAGTAAGTACATAGTCAACACCCCCACCGATTGCAGTACCTCCTGTTACACTATAATCAACTGTTGTCGGACTTCCACTGGTATTATTGATCTGAATGGTAAGACTCACAGGCGTTGTTCCTTCTGATCCATTCAGGGAAGCTACATTAAAGTCGATTTTCCTTGCATTATCATCATCGTGAATCGTGTATGTATTGACTGTCGTACTTCCTAAAGAGATACCCGCCAATGGGGAAGATAGTGTAACAGAAAAAGTCTCATCACTTTCAACGGTAATGTCATCAATGATTGAAGGGTTGATCGTTGTTGACATACTGCCTGCTGTGATTGTTGCAGTTCCGGCAGAGAGTGTGTAATCTGTTCCATTATTCGCAGAAATATCAGAAGCTGAATAGTTTACTGTCACGTTTGTAGCAGGGATATAATTCAAAGATACAGTCATTGACTGTGAAGCAGGTTCAAATGAAGTTGATGTAGCTGCCGCAAATTGTATTGTTGGATTGACAGCACCAATGGCAAGGTAATTACCATTCGCTATTGGAATATTATTGATTGAATAGGATGTTCCGCTTACAAACGGCATCTCATATAATGTTGCACCAGATGTAAAATCTCCGTCTGCATCCACCATGATAACATACTTGGTATATCCACCCGGCAATGCAGGTAATGTTGCATTATCAATGCCGATAGTAATGGAAGGAATAGTTCCTGTTTTTGTAACCCTCCATTCTCTGATCAATCTTTGAACGGTACCTCCTGTTGGAGCTTCTGTATTGGTCCAGGCAAAAATGTTTCCGGCATCATGACCAGTTAAAATATAATCGCCGTCAGAAAATGAAGCGGCTGATGGAACGCTGATGTCAAGAGTATTTATAGAACGTGCTGCGATGTGAGCATTGGTTGCATTAGCTCTTCCTATACCAATAACATTGTTAGGATGAGTGCTTGCATAGTTATATCTTAAATTACCAATGGTCAGTGCATATTTTGCTGCCAGGTAATTTTCTACGATCGTTCTCTGTGCAGTGTTAAGCAGAAAATTGAACGCGATAACTTCGTTCATATCACCTCTCAGAAAATTGCCGCCAGCAAAGGCTCCTATCTGAATGTTAGCATCAGTATTCGGAACACCGGCAACACCACTGCCCCCGAAAGTACCATTTAGAAATACCTGACCTGTCAGGCTGGAATTCTGAAAAGTACCTGAGAATATAGCAGACTCATTTAATGCAGGTGAAATGCCGCTTGTTGCGAAAGTTGTTCCGTGATGGAAGAGCTTTACGGCAAGACTTCCTGAACCAAAGAAAAAAGCATGGCCGGCTGTTCCGGAGAACATATTATTGTTGTCTCCAAGATTCGTGAGCTTTCCAACAACAAATTTTGTATAGTCAGAATTGAGAGGAAATACAGAAGGCGTTGTCATAAGATTAGACCCGCTGAAGCTGATAGATGGCAGTCCGTTTAGCTGAGATGTCCTGTAGATTGGTCTATTTCCCGCTGATGGCTGTGTAGCATTATTTGAATTCCCGGATTGATCATTCCAGGCTGAAACTGCAGTATTATCTACGGTCGTAGAAGTTCCTGCATCAGCTTTAAGATGAAGGAAGTTGGAAGCTGCATTTCCTACTCCACCAGGGCCGGTTTGCGCCTTTAATCCAAAACAGGTCATCAGTATCAAAACTGCTGCAGTCCCTAGTGATAAACGATTTTTAGAAGATATTAACCCCACCTTTCGATCTTTTTGATTCTCACGAACTTATTAATGACTTTTTCAGGATAAAAGTAAACGGCAAATATAACCATTGAGGCTACTTAAACAGGCACGGTTTTTTTGATGGATAATGCAGGATCTAAAACACACTCAATGAACATCTCCAGCGCTCTTAAAATCAGTTCAATTATCGTCATAATATCAATCACAATTTCAGTTCCTGTAATAGGGCAAAAAGACACTAAATCTCCTTCATTACCAGCACCTTATGCCACAAAATCTGCAGTAAAATTTAGTAAGGTTGTTGGATGGGAAAATGGTCTCACACCAAAAGCTCCTGACGGATTTAAAGTAACAGCATATGCTACCGTCCTGGAAAATCCACGGTGGATGTATGCTCTTCCCAACGGGGATCTGCTCGTGGCCGAAGTCAATACAAATCACGGTTTCTTTGAAAAGATAGGAGCTGGCATTATTGGTGCGTCCAAATCGAACAGCATGAAGAACAGCGCTAATCGAATAACTCTGTTACGGGACACTGATAAGGACGGTGTGGTTGATCTTCATACACCCTATCTGACAAATCTGAATCAGCCTTTTGGAATGCTCGTTCTTGGAAAATGGTTTTATGTTGCCAACACCGATGGCGTTTACAGATATCCTTATGTTGAAGGAGAAACAAAAATAACAGGGACTGCTGAAAAAATTGCTGAATTACCTCCTGGCAAGCGACACTGGGCAAAGACAATTATTGCTAATGCTGACGGAACTAAAATATTTATTGGAAGTGGTTCAGGAACCAACGTAGCAGAAGATGGCATTGATGCAGAATATCACAGGGCTTGTATTCTTGAGATGAATCCTGACGGCAAGGAGTT
It contains:
- a CDS encoding T9SS type A sorting domain-containing protein translates to MGLISSKNRLSLGTAAVLILMTCFGLKAQTGPGGVGNAASNFLHLKADAGTSTTVDNTAVSAWNDQSGNSNNATQPSAGNRPIYRTSQLNGLPSISFSGSNLMTTPSVFPLNSDYTKFVVGKLTNLGDNNNMFSGTAGHAFFFGSGSLAVKLFHHGTTFATSGISPALNESAIFSGTFQNSSLTGQVFLNGTFGGSGVAGVPNTDANIQIGAFAGGNFLRGDMNEVIAFNFLLNTAQRTIVENYLAAKYALTIGNLRYNYASTHPNNVIGIGRANATNAHIAARSINTLDISVPSAASFSDGDYILTGHDAGNIFAWTNTEAPTGGTVQRLIREWRVTKTGTIPSITIGIDNATLPALPGGYTKYVIMVDADGDFTSGATLYEMPFVSGTSYSINNIPIANGNYLAIGAVNPTIQFAAATSTSFEPASQSMTVSLNYIPATNVTVNYSASDISANNGTDYTLSAGTATITAGSMSTTINPSIIDDITVESDETFSVTLSSPLAGISLGSTTVNTYTIHDDDNARKIDFNVASLNGSEGTTPVSLTIQINNTSGSPTTVDYSVTGGTAIGGGVDYVLTSGTATVPASPSTTTTISLIIVDDAIYEQNETIVITLTNPTNSNLGVNNVLTFTINDNDPPPTLGFTSSSFAGLESTATVNIPLTLSSSSNTDATVNYTVTGSATGGGVDYTLANGVFTMPAGSTTGNIVATVINDIIVETGETIIVTLSSPVNSTLGASVYTYTIIDDDVFGYQGPGGVGDNISNYLWLRADAGASTGTDGALVSSWLDQSGSASHATQGSVGNQPTFRTAQVNGQPVLRFPGSNFMTCPSGFPINSDYTKIVVARVLNVGATGNIISGSSGHAFYTSSSTFMRLFQSGGIFATSTIPITNNGFDIMTGTFANASRFGLIYMNGAVAGPGGTASTTNTDNTLQIGAFASNNFMNGDVAEAIVYSVLLNTAQRNIVHNYLSSKYNLPITTDLFPYDGVHSVEVAGIGREDANNLHNDAKGSGIVRINNPSSMDDGDYLLWGHNGGSMSIPNSSDVPTGIVYRSWRVWRAAQTSNIGTVTISFDLTSRTVAAGTDIELLLDADGVFATGATRYTTGRSYNAGTHVVTFTGVTLTDGMYFTLGSTSAATTLPIKLVNFAAKVDPTFSVQLSWSTVTEIENDYFTVQRSSNAKEWESLERIEGAGNSTSLLNYFATDKNPLNGRSYYRLKQTDYNGDVTYSEIVPVNLTQDDIIAYYPNPANDKLTITSLVPGEIRIHDPSGNVILEKSLVKSLEVSTQNLPVGIYILKFKSAEGMITKKIVILH
- a CDS encoding sorbosone dehydrogenase family protein codes for the protein MNISSALKISSIIVIISITISVPVIGQKDTKSPSLPAPYATKSAVKFSKVVGWENGLTPKAPDGFKVTAYATVLENPRWMYALPNGDLLVAEVNTNHGFFEKIGAGIIGASKSNSMKNSANRITLLRDTDKDGVVDLHTPYLTNLNQPFGMLVLGKWFYVANTDGVYRYPYVEGETKITGTAEKIAELPPGKRHWAKTIIANADGTKIFIGSGSGTNVAEDGIDAEYHRACILEMNPDGKELKVFASGLRNPQGLDWSTDGTLWTAVNERDELGDDLVPDYFTHVERDGFYGWPYVYLGNHIDPRVKVQNKELADRTIVPDVLLGSHTASLGLAFYKGNKFPEKYHNGAFIGQHGSWNRSTLSGYKVIFIPFKDGKPSGPQEDFLSGFVEDLAERKVHGRPVGVTLMPDGALMVADDVSNTVWRVSVK